The Syntrophorhabdaceae bacterium genome includes the window TCCCGCCACTGCCATCAGCCTTTTTCCGTCCCCGGTCACATAGAGGGCAAAAGGACCTTCCATCTTTTCGGCCAGGGGGAAACCCCCTTCATGCCGGCCCGTCGACAGGCCATGGATCGCAACCCCATCCTCCGACGGCAGTACCAGCTGCTTCCCATCGGGTGTCACCGCCATCACCGGCGCGCCCTGCGGCAGGTCGTCCCAGAGTTCCATTTCGGGGATGCCGAACTCACTGAGGCATTGGCCGCTTGAGAGGTCCCAGTATTTCACCGTCCCATGGAGCATCGTCAGGAGCCCCTTCCCGTCGGGAGTCGCCAGGAGGTCCCTGACCGGCTGCCCGGCGGGCAGTATCCTTGCCGGTCTTCCGTAAGTCGGATCGATGAGGCGCACCACCGATTCCTCCCGGGAGATGGCGATGCGCCCGTTGACGGGGGCGATCCTGTTGTACCCGCCCGCATAGCCGTGATATTCCCGGCTTGTCGACAGGGAGGCCGTCAATTCATGGCGTTCCAGGTCCCATGCGTCGATCCAGCCGTGGCGGAACCCCAGGCAGAACCGCCCGTCCTCCGTCAGGGACTGAAGTTCCATGGATCCCGTGAAGGTGTGCCCGTCCAGGGTCTGCCCCGTCCGGATATCGATGATGCGGACATGCGACAGGGGGTCGAGATCCGTCAGATCTATCTGATTCTCGATCAGGCGGTAACCCTTGACCACATGCCGCGCCCGATAGGGCCGGGTGGGTGAGGGCATCGCGATGGTGAGGCAGGCCCCCGACCCCGTTATGTCCTGCACCTCGACCCTGTCGGTCCAGCTCAGAACAACTGACCCGTTGTCGGGGCTGAAGCCGGCGATCACCGGCCACTTCAACCACCGGTGAGACTGGTGAAGGATGTCCTCCGACGCTACATCCCATATCCGGACGGAGTGGTCGTCGCCGGCGGCGGCTATCTTGCCGCCGTCGGGGCTTACGACGAGGGAACTGATATGGCTGTTCTCGATCCGGAAAGTCCGGACCCTCTTCCCCGTGTTCAGGTCGTAGATGAGGGCCTCGGACCTTTTCGAGTCCGGACCCTTTCCTCTGAGGAAAGTCCGGACATTCCAGTTCTGCTTGCAGAAGAGATGGTCGTCGCTGCAGTGCACGGGATCGCCGGGATGGTCAGACAGGGTCGCCAGGCAATCTCCGCTTTCAAGGTCCCAGACCTTCTTGGTACCGAAGAGAAAGGCCGTTATCATGCGGTTCGTCCCGGGTGTCGTGAAGATGTCCGAAAGGGTAGGGCCACCGCAGGAGAACGTCCGTACGCATCTTCCGGAAACCATGTCCCAGAGGCGCACCTCACCGCTCGAGCTTCCCGTGAGCAGATGCGTGCCGCCAAAGGCTGCCGCAAGCGCGGCGATCCTGTGTCCGTGGAACCCGGCGTCGTGGGTCAGACGGCTCTCCGGGGCGGACCTCTTGAGGACGCCGGTCACCGCCTGGACCGGGAGGTTCCCGGGGCGAAAGGATACAACCGAGGAAGACGCCGGTGTTTCGCCTGTCTTACGCATCTTTATCTTTCCCGGTCAGCATCGGGCGCGGGCGGGCCTCGATACTGCTCTGTCTGTCTGCAAGGGCACAGGTATAACGACGCGCGAGGCGCGCGTATTCGTCGAGGCCCTTAAAGCGCGCCTGTACGATCGCCGCATTGTTGCGGGTCATGATATAGGCTCCTCGTCTTTCGTCAGCCAGGGGTACGGCCCCGAGGACCTCGCCATCGCCGCCCTCCTCGACGAGATGGAACAGGTCTTCCCTGTCAGTCCATACCCAGCCGTCCGGGGCGTGCTCGTCGGGCGGTGTGAACCAGAAGAAGCCGTCATCGACGTTCCAGAGGGAGCAGACGAGGGTCGTGCTCTGTCTGTCTATGATCCTCACGGTCCCGTCGCCGAAGGAGACGAAGAGCCGGCTTTCGTCGGAAGAGAGAGCGAGCCCCGCCACCGGACTCCCTTCAGGAGGCCGGCAGATCTCGCGTTGTCCGCTTTCGAGGTCCCATCGTTCCACCCCTCCCGCGTGGGTGCCGATGACCACATGACGGCCGTCGTTCTCGACGGCGATGGAGAGGATCGAACTACCCACATTGATAGACCGTGCGGCCTTGAACGTGGAGAGGTCCCAGAGGATAATAAGGCCGTCACGGCCGCAGGAAACAAGACCCCTTCCCCGCGGGAGAAAACGAATGCCCGTGATGATGACAGAGAGGTTGCCGTACCTCCGTGCGTGGTCCGTCAACGTGGCAAGAATGTCGCCGGACCGAAGATCGCAGACCAGTATATGGTTCTTCCCCTGGCGACGCATCGCCACGCATTGCGTGTCTTCATCTATCGCGACGGTGTTGATGTCGATATTTCCGGCCGTGTTATGGATCCTGAGACAATTGCGTTGTTCCGTGTTCCAGAGCTTCGGCATTCCGTGTCGAGCGAAGGTTGCGAAGGAGGCGCCTGATTCCACCGGCAGGACGCAGGCGACCGGGGATGAGTAGGCGCGCAGGACCGCCCCAGGTTTCTCGTTGCCGCTCTCGATGTCCCAGAATCGAACTCGGCCATCATCATGACCGGTGGCAATAAGACGGGCGCGTTCGAGAAAGGCGACGGACGTCGCGTCCCGGAACGCCGCCCTCTGGGAACCATCCGCGAGGTTCCAGAGCTTGACCGTGTCGCCTTTGTCGCAGGCGGCAAGACACATGCCGTCGCTGGAAAGAGAGAGATGGTGCACGTTCCGGGTGGAACCGATGGTCTGCAGGCACTCGCCCGTGCGGATATCCCAGATTTTGCATGTCCGGTCGGAGCCCACCGTATAGAGGGTTTTCCCATCCGGCGAGAGGGCCATGTCGGTCACGAACCTCGGACCGGTAAACTGTTTCTCAATCGCGCCCGTTCCGTGGTCCAGCACGAGGACAGTCTCCCCGGGCCTGCAACAGGCCACAAACCGTGTTTCGTCGGAAGCGGTGGTCACCTTGTAGGGTTTGTGCGGTTCCAGGGAATAGAACCTCTTCCGGGCGCCGGTGCGAATATCGAAGCAGGAAAGACCATCCCTTCCTGCGGCAACAACCTCTCCATCCCCCGAAAGAGCTATGTCCCAATAATCACCGCTCGCAACGAGAGAGGGATCACCGAGGCCGGGGAAGTTCCATTGAAGGATATCGTGGTGTGAGTCCAGCGTGAGCAGCGTGTTGCCGTCTCGGGCCACAAGGATTCTCGTAACATTGTTGATCCCTGCCGCGGAATGTTCGCAGGTACCCTCGGGAAGGGACCATACCCGCAATGCCCAGAAGGTGTCGCTGCTTGCGATATGTCTGTCATCGGGGCTCACCGCCAGGCCGGCGACACGTCCCGAGTGACCTTTCAGGACGAGGATGCAGGCGCCCGTCGCGCAGTCCCACAGGCGCAGGGTGCCGTCATCGTCGGTTGTGACGGCCCGGTCTGCGTGGTTCATGAAAGCCGCCCGCACCACCTCGCCGGTGTGTCCCCGAAGCACCATGAGGCATTGACTGCTGGCGATGTCCCACAGGCGGGCCGTTCCGTCGCGGTTGGCGGTGATCAGCCGCGACCCGTCGGGGGAGACCGCTGCTCCGTGATACCAGTCCGTGTGCCCCCCTATATGGTGGGTGGTCCTTCCCCCGGGGACGAGATCCGCCAGCGTGTCCCTGATGATGTCGCGGGACACATCGAGGGCCTGTCCCTCAGCCTGCGCCGGCCGCATGCCCCTCTTCTTGTCGGAAACCTTCGGATGTTTCATGATCTCCTTCTAATCGTATATTATTCTTCTCGCTTCCGCGAGAATTCTCTTTACCGCCGCCGCGATCCACATGCCTGCTTTCGAATCGGGCCAGATGAGGCAGATGATCCAGCCATAGAAACAGACACCCACGAATAATTGCCAGAGGAATTCCAGGGGAGTCTTCAACGGTGCCAGTGTCCAGCGCAATGCCTTCATGAAGAGCTGAGAGGGGCCCCTGCCGAGATGGTGGAGGGCGATGCGTTTCGTCCTCCTGTCCCTGCCGTGGAGGGAAAGGCGCTCCCAGTGCCGGATGAATACCTTCTGCTCTCCCATGAGTTCCTCCGCCAGGTACAGGTGCCGTTCATCGGTGAGGACAAGGGCCACGAGCGCCTCGGCGGCATCCGATGCGCGCCTTTCGTCGGGGACGGTCCGGGGGACGTCCGCGTAGATGGGGTCCTGGTGGATCTCAAACTCCCCGTTCGCGGTCGTTGGGTAATTGGTGCCCTCGGAGATATGCATGGCGGGATTGGGCTCCAGTCTTTCTTTATAGCCGACCACTTCCTCGCGCATAACCACCTCCGTCGATGTGATCTCCTGTCTTATCCACGCGATGAGCCGATGGTGTCCCATGCTCCCCGTTCCGCTATCGTTCCCCGTCGGTGGGGGGCTTGCGGAAGGTTTCCGCCTGCCTCCGAAGATCATCACCGGCGCCCCGGCGGCCCTCCCCGTCGAGAATGCGAGCCACGGCTTCGAGACATTCCGCGCAGATAAGCCGGTGTTCCTCGAGGGGGGACCCCCGGAGCTTGTTGAAGGCGATCCAGTAGCTCTCCTCCACGCCGGCAAGGTCCTCCCGCGTCGAAGCCACCGACGCGAACAGCAAAGCCTCTCCGTATGCCTTGATCCCGCAGTCTATTTCCTCATCTCTTGCCATGTGCACCTCCCTGGATGGACTATAGTGCGTTTTCTAATTGGATATCAGTCAAAGTCCCGTGCATGCAATGGCAAAAGAAGGGGGGTGTCATGCACAAGGAAGCGCCGATAGCACAAGGGCATGTGGCTGCAAAGATGAAATGCCTGTCCGCCGTCCTGTGCAGGCACAAATGGCGTCAGGCCCGGAGCGATGGCGCGCAGAGGCAAAAAGAGAAGGGACCGCGCCCTGGTCCTGAGGGCGCCTATGGTGGTGGCTCCGGAGGCGGTTGAGATGATCACGTGTCTCTGAGGGTCGCCTCCCGGCTCAACGATGCTCATGACCACGGGGCGGGGCGGGATGTGTTCAAAAAGCGGGCGTGAGACAGGCCTTTTTCTTTTCAGGTTTTTCCCGTTTTGACCAGGTTGACTATTGCGCGGTGGATGGTTGAGGGGCGGGTGGTGCCGGGTACGGGGCCTGGGGAGTCGCCGAGGACCATGCAGGGGGTTTGGCAGAGGCGGGCGGCGTGCATCATGAGAGCATCGGTGGTCACGACGGCGTCGAAATGGCGGGGCAGGGATATGAACTGTTTTTGTGTGAGAAGGCCGAGAATGTTGTACGCGCCTCGGATGTAGGGGTCTTTCGTGTCCCCCGCCTGCACCACCGCTATCCCATCGTTGGCGAGGAGGGCGACGAGGGACTCCCATCTCTCTGGGGGCATCTCCTTTCGAGGAGAGTCGGAGGCGGTGGAGATGAGGACCCGTCGCTCCTTGTGGGGAAGGATGGCCATGAGCGTGGGGTCATCCTCGAACTCCCAGGGGACCCAAAGGCGTTCCTCCACGGGTGTTTTCAAGCCGAGAGAGGCGGCGAGCAACTGGTATTCCCTCTGTTCGGGCTTCAAAATATTTGCGCCGCCTCCGGGACCGATCGTGAGGACCTTTGCGCCCTTTGGCGGATGGCCTGTGCCTTTTATTGCCGGGTGGCCCCTCAGGATGGGTGTGAGGCCGGTCCTCGCAACGAGGTTGTATCGCCGCGACGGGTGTTGTTCCAGCACCTGCTTCAGTATCCCCGACAGCATGAGGGCGTGCCCGGCACCGCCGCGGAGGTCTATCCATTCCTGTCCGCCCGTTCTTTTCGATGCCTTCGCCGGTCTCTCCTGACTTGCCTCAATAAGGGCCGGTTCGCCGGGTACTGCCGGGGGTGTCGGATCTGCTTCGCCCGCCCCGCTTTGTGCCTTCTTTCTGGCCCGCAGCGCGATGTCCGCCATCTCCTCAAGAAAGGAGGAACATTTCCCTTCCCCCGCCTCGGCGGCAAATCTCCCGCGACAGGTCTTCCATCCCATGCAGCAGGCACAGGGGCCGGCCGGTGCCCCCGGTGATGCCCCTTTCTCGGGCGCCAGGCGGCCTTTGTCATCCATGTGCAGGAAACGCCGGGAATCCCTGAAATAGGGGAAGTCCCAATGAATCGGGGAGGAAGGTCCGAGGCGGGAAGCGATGGAGGCAAAGGGCTCGATCGCCGCGTGGGGGACGGGTCCCAGCACCGCGTACGCTGCCAGGTCGGCGAGGGCATCCCAGTCAAGCTTCCCCGGCCCGATGACCGCGGCGCACCGGATCCCCAGGGAGGCCAGAATGCGCAGCCCCGTCACGTTATCGGGAATGTTGGCGGGAAGGTGGATGGCAACATCGAGGCTCTGAAGAAGGGGGATGTTCCGCGCGAGGTCCCGGAACGCGCCGAAAGACGGTGCAATGACAACAGAAGGGACCGCGGCCGGGAGCTTGCCCCACTCCAGCCTGTCGAGGGGCAGGGCGGGATCGACGAGAACACACACAAGGCTCCCGCCGACGGCGCGCACATCCGCCGCCGCCCTTGCGGCGCTTCGGGGGTCCCGCACCCGTACGGCGATCTCGCGGCCCTCGAGCCCTCTGAGGAGTCGCTTGTTATGAGGGCAGATGATAACGGGCGAGTTCATCTTCCATATCCTTTCCCCTCACAGGGGCTTCCGTCACGAGGCTGTGTGCGACCTGGCAGAGGCCGCCCCCGCCGCATACCCCTTCCTGCTGGTGCCTGCAGCCGTCACATTCGTCGAATATTCCCGCTATCTCGGCCTTGATCTCGTCATGGATCCCCTGGTAGTAATCGCGCACCTCCTTGATGGAATCGAATTCGAAGAGGGAGCGCCTCCTGTATCTCGACAGGGGAAAGCAGTGATAGACGCTCATGTCGGGGGTTATGTCGAGTCCGGGGGCACATCTGAACTGGAGGGGCCTGTCGAAATGGTGGAGCCAGCCCAGTTGCTCTTCGGTAAACGTGCACAAGGGAAAGCCGCAGTCGATGCCGGGGCTGACCCTCAAGGAATCGAAGAGGGGCCGGTAGGAACAGAGCCTCTCGATGGCCGCCCTCATCTGCGAAGGGAGTATGAACCCTCCCTGCCTTCCCGGCAAGGGGTGCGTGATGCCGAGGCGCATATGCCGTTTCATTCCGAACCGGTTGATGAGGTCGAAGAGGAAATCAAGGGTGAAATCAAGGCGGTAGATGTTGAAACCCGGTAGTGTCCAGGGACCCATGAGGGACAGGAAGCGCTCGATCCTCATCGCCTGTTCCGGGGGCGCCGGGGTCTGGACGGGGTCGTTGAGATTGCAGACAAAACTGAGCCGGTCGGGGCCAATCGATGTCAGGTGACGGCGGAATTCGCCAAGGCGCCCGGGGCCCAGCACCCCGTTGGTGAAGACGGTGACCGTGAAGCCGCGCCGGAGAAGATAGAGGATGAGGTCGACGCACTGAGGGTGCAAGGTCGGCTCCCCGCCGAGGAGGGAAACGGTCTTCTGGCCCCCCGCCTCGAGAAGGTCTGCTATGTAGATGAGGTTTTCCCAGGAGATGAACCTCTCCGGTGATGACCCGGCCATTTCGCTTTGGGCAAAGCAATAGGGGCAGGAGCGGTTGCAACGCGTGGAAAGGAGGATATTTGCCATGGTACCCCGGGGAAAACAAGTATCCGGGATGCCTGATGCATCCCGGATATAAAAGTGCAAGAAAACACTATACCATAAGAAATGGTCAAGCAGTTCGGGTGAAAGTCTTCGAACGGTCCAGGTCTGACTGCTTGCTGACGGCGCCTAGCTTTTTCTCGTGTCAACCGGTATTGTGTAGCCGCCGTAATCTTTCGAGTCACCGCCGCCGCCGGCGGTTACATCGACGACCTTTCCCATATAGGTCAACCCGGGTCTTTCGGCAATGCGCTTGAGCGCCTCGCGCCGTGTCGCATTTGTCTTTTCTTCCTTTTTCATGTGCCTGCCTCCTTCACTATACCGTGAGTGTAAAGTTCTTTCATCTTTCTGTCAACGGCAAACTGCGGCCCCTTGTCCGACAATGTCACAGTGCGGGAAGAGGGGTTTCCTCCAGTTCCAGATGCCCCTGCCGGAGGGCCTCGATCTGGCGCAGCCATATCTCGAGGGATGCCACGGCCTCGAACTGGGGCAGGGAGTGGGTGCGCCCCATTCGCGCCTGGGCAACCGCTTCGATCCAGGGGCCGCTCTCGACGATGCCGCGCCGTGCGACGAGGGGGTCTTCGGTCAGGAGCCTTACGAAGCGCTTGCCCTGGCGAAGTCCTTCATAGCAGGGCTGGTCGTAGATCGTTTTCGTCGTCCTGAGCCGCAGGGGTTCCGGGAGTATGCCCGAGAGCGCCCTGCGCTGAAGGGGACGGTCGGTTCCGGGATCGAACTTCTCGTCCCACGGCAAGGAGAGCATGAATTCCACGAGGGGGCGGTAGAGGAGGGGGTGCCTGAACTCGAAGGAGCGCGGTATCTGGTTGACGTTTGCGACCTGCCCGCACATGGCCGAGAGTCTTTCCATGAACCATGAGCGCTCGATCGTGCCCCGGCCCCGCGAGGCCCTTCCCATCCCCCGTTCGCGGAGGCCCATCCTTCCGGCATACTCGGGGTGAATCCACGGAGAAGGGTCCCTGTGCCAGGCGGGCAGAACGGGCTGTCCGCGAAGGCGGGACATGAGAGGGCGCATCACGTAGTTCACAAGCCAGTAAAGGCGGGACCGCCTGCGGCTGTCATGGGACCGCCAGCGCTCCATTTCCCCGAAGAGCCGCCGGAGCCGAAGCGCGCGGGCAAGATCGGCCAGATGGTAAGGTTCGGCGCCAACCCCGAAAAAGACGACATCGCCCCCCTGGCCCGTCAGGACGGCGGCGACGCCATGGGCAGCCGCCATCTCCTCGTAGGCCCTGCGGCCTGCCCAATCGACCATGTGAAGCGCGGGTTGTGCGCAGAAGCGGTCCGGCACCTCTGAATAGGGAAGTGCGCCGTCGCCGTCCAGGCGGTGCCAGGGCACGGGAAAGCACTCGAGGACAAGGCGTATCCACTCCTCCTCATTGGCCTCGGCATACCGCCTGTAGATGATGGAAAAGGCTCCGAGGTCCGCCCCGCCGCCGCGCACCGCCATGGACATGACCGTCGAGGAATCGAGACCGCCCGAGAGTTCGCACCACACCGGGCCGGGAGCCGCGGCCGCGGCCTTCACTCCTTTTTCCAGGAGCGAGAGGAACTGTTCCCCGAAGTCCGCCCCCCCGGTCCCAGCGGTCCGGCTGGGGCTGAGTTCCCGACCCTTCACCTCCCTTTGCCCCTGAGGGCCGAAGACCATGGAACTCGCAGGGTCAAGGCGCTTGAGGCCCATGTAGGGAGTGTGCCGGGATACGAAGGAGGGGTCAGCCACGTAATCGGCGATGAAATCCTCATCGAGGTCACCGACGCCCGCGGCGGCGACGAGGTCTTCAAGATGGGAGGCGAAGATCACGCCTTCGGGTCTTGCGCCGTAGAACAGGGGTACGAGCCCGAGGGCGTCATGGGTAAGAAGCGCTGTGGAGGAGGCGTCGTCAAAGACCGCAAGGCAGAATTCCCCCAGGACATAGGACTGGAGCGCCTCTCCCCAGCACCTGTAGGCGATGGCAAAAAGGCGGCCGTCAGAGCCGTCATGCGTCCTCATGCCGCGGCGCCTCGCCTCGGAGAGGATGTCGTCCCTGTTCGCTATGTATCCGCGCCACAGAAGGCGGCAGCCCTCAAAGAGCCCGGTGCCGGGATTGCACCTCAGGGTGCCGTTACGGATCTCTCCGATGAATCTCCTCATTGAGGTATTCTCGCAATTATCGTGAACCTGTTCCTGTTCAGAGTGTCGTCATGGACAACGCGCCCATAACACTCGGTCCATGCGTGGGCGGTAAAAGGGAAGGGCCTGACGCCGATGCAGTGGTTCGCCGGCAGGCCGATGGAGCGCAGGAACCGGAAGAGCGCCAGCGATCTTGGAAGGCAGTCGAGGGGCGCCTTTTTGAGGTGAAAGAAATTCTCGGCCCTCGCAAAGGCCTCGAGAGCCTGCGGCAGTATCTCCATTGCGGCGTCACCCCCGGCGGTTTCATCGGGGCCGGCCATGTGAAGGGCACCGTTATAGGTGACGGAAAACCCCTTCCGCGAAAGGGACAGCCTTGTTTTCACAAGGCTCCACCATGCCCTCAGGGCGAAGAGGTGCTTTGCGCGGCTCCTCCGGCGCGGGGTTTTCTCAGTGAGGGGCCCTTCGGTCGATCGGGACAGCAGCCCCCTCGCAAGGCATCTCTGCGTGAACTCCCCGTAATCGTTGTCGATATCCGGAGGGTCCGCGGAAATCTCTTCTTGAAGGTGCCCGATGCCCGCATCCTTGTCCTGGCCAAGGACCAGTTCAGCCCACATGAGCGAGGCTATGGGGTCGAGCGCGAAGTAGGATTCGGAACGGATATCGAGGATTATTACCCGGTCCCCCACCTTGACATGGCGGACATGGGCGGGTATGTGATACCTGCTGTCGGGATCAGCGCGGGGTCCGGTTTCCTTCAATTCCTTCCTCGAAAAGATCGATGTTCTGTATGAGACAGAGGCTGGCGTAGACGCCCGCCAGTTTTAGCAGTTCGTCGTGGGTTCCCCGCTCGATTATCTCGCCGCGGACAAGGACGAGTATCTGGTCGGCGTCGATGACGGTGGAGAGGCGATGGGCAATGACGAAACTGGTGCGGTTTGCCATGAGCCGCTGCAGGGCTTCCTGAATCATCTTTTCCGTTGCCGTGTCCACGCTTGCGGTGGCCTCGTCGAGTATGAGTATGGGCGGGTCCTTGAGAAGCGCCCGCGCTATGCTGACCCTTTGTTTTTCCCCGACGCTGAGCTTTATTCCCCTTTCTCCGACGGGGGTATCGTAACCCTGGGGCAGGCGTGTGATGAAATCGTGGCAGTTCGCCGCACGCGCGGCTTCCTCCATTGCTTCCACGGGGGCATCGGGTCGCCCGTAGAGTATATTCTCCCTCACAGTGCCATTGAAAAGGAAGGTTTCCTGGCTGACGATGCCTATGTGGGCGCGAAGCGCCCCCGGCGCAACCCCGGCGATGTCCGTCGAATCGACGGTGATGCGTCCGCGACCAGGCCGGTAGAATGCCGGGATCAGGTTGGCCAGCGTGGTCTTCCCCGAACCGGTGGGGCCGACGAGGGCGATCATCTGTCCCGCCCGGGCATGAAGGGAGATGTGCCTGAGGGCATAATGCCCGCCGTCGTAACTGAAGGAAACATCTTCAAGGCGAACCTCTCCGCGGACGGGCCCCGGGAACGCCGTGCGATCGCGATGCTCGCTGTCCTCCTCCGTTGCATCGAGGATATCGAAGACCCGTTCCCCTGCCGCCCTGCCGGACTGAGCGAGCTGGTTGAGACTGTGCAGTCTCCCAATTGGCTCGTAGAAAAGGGAAAGGTAGAAGAGGAAACCCACGAGTTCGCCAAGGGTCATCGCCCCCGCCGTCACCATGGGACCGCCCGCCCACAGGACGAAGACCATCCCCAGAGACCCGGCGAAGGCCATGGCGGGGGAGTAAACCGCCCAGACCCTCATGACGCCGAAGGTGCTGCGCCGCAGTGCATCTGCCCGCCGCGCAAACCGGCCGTTCTCGTGTTCCTCGCGCCCGAAGGCCTTGATCTGGCGGATGCCCTGCAGGTTGTCCATGAGCAGCGCGTTCATAGCGCCCATGGCCTGTCTCTGACGGCGATAGCGCCGGTGGGCCGAAAGGGTGTACCAGAGTGCGCCCGCGATGAGGATGCCGAGGGGAATAAGGGCATACATCGCCAATGGCGCGTTCTTGACAAAGAGGATGGCCGCCACGGCAATGACGCTCGCCACGGCGGTGGCGCCCTGCTCCGTGCCGTCGATTAGCACGCGGTGGACGGCGGTGATATCGTCTGTCACCCTCGTCATGATGTCGCCCGAGGCCCGTTCGTCGAAGTAACCCACGGGCAGGCGCAGAAGCCGCGCGTAGACGTCGTTGCGCATGTCGAAGATGACGTTCTGCTCGAACCTTGCGTTGATCATGATGCCCAGCGCCCTGAAGAGATTGCACAGGAGAAACGCACCGGCAAGGCCGGCGATGACGGGCAAAAGAAGGTTCATCCGGTTCTTGCCGATGATGTCGTCGATGATGTACTGTGTCACCTGGGGAAAGATGAAGTAGAAGCCGAGGGAAGCAAAGGCACAGAGCATGTCCGCCGCCGCGATGCCTGCGTAGGGCCGCAGATAGCGCGCGGTGCGCCTCAGGTACCGTGCGGTTGTGCGCAGTGAGTGAGGTGAAGCGGACAGGGAAGATGTGTCGGGGTTGATTGACTGCGTGGCTGCTCTCATTTTTTGATCTTCCGAACCCCCGTCATTGTACCATACAAAGCCGTTTCTGGCGATCCATAATTGAACCGCCGTCTGAAATGGGTTCCTCTTCCACGGCGGCTGTCACATGGATGGCCGCATGTGCGCAGCGCCCTGCAAGAGCCTTGCTAAGCCTATATGGATATTGCAATAACAGGGAAAAAGCTGTTATCATTCCTTTCAGATCAATGGTCCCGATGTTTCGCCAATCTTGACAATCTTTACGGAGGAGGGCCCGGAATGGACGTTCAGCCTCGATGCTACGATAAAGTTGTGCAGATGATCGACAAGGGGGTCGACATTCCGAACCCCCTTACCCTGGACGTGGGCGATGAGGTGAATGTTGACCACATATCGGGAAAGGATGTCAGGATCTATCCCGGCTGCAGGATCTATGGCGAGAAGACGGTCATATCCGCCGGGGCCAGGATCGGTTATGAAGGCCCGGTCACAATAGACGATTGCCAGCTCGGGCCAAAGGTGGAGCTGAAGGGCGGGTTTTTCAACAAGGCCGTCTTTCTCGAGAAGGCCAGCATGGGTCTGGGAGCCCACGTGCGCGAAGGCTGCATCCTTGAAGAGGAAGCGGGCGGCGCGCACTGCGTGGGCATCAAACAGACGATACTCTTTCCCTTCGTGACCCTCGGGAGTCTCATCAACTTCTGTGATTGCCTCATGGCGGGAGGGACCAGCCGCAAGGATCACAGCGAGGTGGGAAGCTCCTATATTCATTTCAATTTCACACCCGACGGGGACAAGTCCACGGCTTCACTCATCGGCGACGTCCCCCGCGGCGTCATGCTCAACCAGCCCGCCATTTTTCTCGGCGGCCAGGGCGGTCTGGTGGGTCCCCTGCGCATGGGATACGGCAACGTCGTAGCGGCGAACTCGGTGCTCAGGAACGATGTCCCCGGAGACAACAAGCTCATCGTGGGAAAGACCCACTCAGCAATAACGTTAGACTTCAAACCCAGGACGTATCCGAATCTCCGCCGCATCGTGGGAAACAACATTATCTATATAGCCAATCTGATGGCTCTCGAGGAGTGGT containing:
- a CDS encoding asparagine synthase-related protein, with protein sequence MRRFIGEIRNGTLRCNPGTGLFEGCRLLWRGYIANRDDILSEARRRGMRTHDGSDGRLFAIAYRCWGEALQSYVLGEFCLAVFDDASSTALLTHDALGLVPLFYGARPEGVIFASHLEDLVAAAGVGDLDEDFIADYVADPSFVSRHTPYMGLKRLDPASSMVFGPQGQREVKGRELSPSRTAGTGGADFGEQFLSLLEKGVKAAAAAPGPVWCELSGGLDSSTVMSMAVRGGGADLGAFSIIYRRYAEANEEEWIRLVLECFPVPWHRLDGDGALPYSEVPDRFCAQPALHMVDWAGRRAYEEMAAAHGVAAVLTGQGGDVVFFGVGAEPYHLADLARALRLRRLFGEMERWRSHDSRRRSRLYWLVNYVMRPLMSRLRGQPVLPAWHRDPSPWIHPEYAGRMGLRERGMGRASRGRGTIERSWFMERLSAMCGQVANVNQIPRSFEFRHPLLYRPLVEFMLSLPWDEKFDPGTDRPLQRRALSGILPEPLRLRTTKTIYDQPCYEGLRQGKRFVRLLTEDPLVARRGIVESGPWIEAVAQARMGRTHSLPQFEAVASLEIWLRQIEALRQGHLELEETPLPAL
- a CDS encoding lasso peptide biosynthesis B2 protein; translated protein: MKETGPRADPDSRYHIPAHVRHVKVGDRVIILDIRSESYFALDPIASLMWAELVLGQDKDAGIGHLQEEISADPPDIDNDYGEFTQRCLARGLLSRSTEGPLTEKTPRRRSRAKHLFALRAWWSLVKTRLSLSRKGFSVTYNGALHMAGPDETAGGDAAMEILPQALEAFARAENFFHLKKAPLDCLPRSLALFRFLRSIGLPANHCIGVRPFPFTAHAWTECYGRVVHDDTLNRNRFTIIARIPQ
- a CDS encoding ABC transporter ATP-binding protein is translated as MRAATQSINPDTSSLSASPHSLRTTARYLRRTARYLRPYAGIAAADMLCAFASLGFYFIFPQVTQYIIDDIIGKNRMNLLLPVIAGLAGAFLLCNLFRALGIMINARFEQNVIFDMRNDVYARLLRLPVGYFDERASGDIMTRVTDDITAVHRVLIDGTEQGATAVASVIAVAAILFVKNAPLAMYALIPLGILIAGALWYTLSAHRRYRRQRQAMGAMNALLMDNLQGIRQIKAFGREEHENGRFARRADALRRSTFGVMRVWAVYSPAMAFAGSLGMVFVLWAGGPMVTAGAMTLGELVGFLFYLSLFYEPIGRLHSLNQLAQSGRAAGERVFDILDATEEDSEHRDRTAFPGPVRGEVRLEDVSFSYDGGHYALRHISLHARAGQMIALVGPTGSGKTTLANLIPAFYRPGRGRITVDSTDIAGVAPGALRAHIGIVSQETFLFNGTVRENILYGRPDAPVEAMEEAARAANCHDFITRLPQGYDTPVGERGIKLSVGEKQRVSIARALLKDPPILILDEATASVDTATEKMIQEALQRLMANRTSFVIAHRLSTVIDADQILVLVRGEIIERGTHDELLKLAGVYASLCLIQNIDLFEEGIEGNRTPR